In Triticum urartu cultivar G1812 unplaced genomic scaffold, Tu2.1 TuUngrouped_contig_3905, whole genome shotgun sequence, one DNA window encodes the following:
- the LOC125527445 gene encoding manganese-dependent ADP-ribose/CDP-alcohol diphosphatase-like, whose amino-acid sequence MMAATNGLAHASAHKPLFTFGVIADVQYADIPDGRSFTGIPRYYRHSIDVLQRAVSAWNKQGGVKFSINFGDIVDGKCPKDKSLWAVQKVLGEFEKSDGPTYHMFGNHCLYNLPRTELVALLKMPTGSDRAYYDFSPCPEYRFVVLDAYDFSTLGWPRDHPVTAAAMSLLEEKNPNADKNSPEGLVGVDQRYVMFNGAVGKEQLSWLSDVLRDASERRQNVVLCSHLPLDPVAASQVGLMWNYAEVMAVVRRYNCVKACFAGHDHKGGYCVDSHGVHHRTLEAALECPPGTTAFGHIEAYPDKLLLVGSDGMADTEMCFESSQ is encoded by the coding sequence AGCCCCTGTTTACCTTTGGTGTCATTGCCGATGTCCAGTACGCCGACATCCCGGACGGGCGATCCTTCACTGGCATCCCGCGCTACTACCGTCACAGCATCGACGTCCTCCAGAGGGCTGTCAGTGCGTGGAACAAGCAAGGTGGTGTCAAGTTCTCCATCAACTTTGGTGACATCGTCGACGGGAAATGCCCAAAGGACAAGTCGTTGTGGGCGGTGCAGAAGGTCCTCGGCGAGTTTGAGAAGTCGGACGGCCCGACCTACCACATGTTTGGCAACCATTGCCTCTACAACCTTCCTCGGACCGAGCTAGTGGCTTTGCTGAAGATGCCAACGGGTTCTGACCGCGCCTACTATGACTTCTCGCCGTGTCCTGAGTACAGATTTGTTGTTCTGGATGCTTATGACTTCAGCACGCTTGGCTGGCCTCGTGATCATCCAGTGACTGCAGCAGCAATGAGCCTCCTTGAAGAAAAGAACCCAAACGCCGACAAGAACAGCCCTGAGGGTCTGGTGGGCGTCGACCAGCGGTACGTGATGTTCAATGGTGCTGTTGGAAAGGAGCAGCTGTCCTGGCTCAGTGATGTCCTACGGGATGCATCGGAGCGTCGGCAGAATGTCGTCTTGTGCAGTCACCTCCCATTGGATCCTGTAGCAGCGTCCCAGGTAGGCCTCATGTGGAACTATGCTGAGGTGATGGCTGTTGTTCGACGGTACAACTGTGTTAAGGCCTGCTTCGCCGGGCACGACCACAAGGGTGGCTACTGTGTGGACTCCCACGGCGTGCACCATCGCACCCTCGAGGCTGCGCTGGAGTGTCCTCCCGGCACCACTGCGTTTGGGCACATCGAAGCGTATCCTGACAAGCTATTGCTTGTAGGCTCTGATGGAATGGCGGACACTGAAATGTGTTTTGAGTCCTCGCAGTGA